From Rudanella lutea DSM 19387, a single genomic window includes:
- a CDS encoding multidrug effflux MFS transporter encodes MTRRQHFVIILILGTLSTISPFSIDMYLPGFPAIAKDLNTTIDKVQFSLTAYFFGIAAGQMLYGPLLDRFGRKIPLYAGLGLYLLASVGCAFTHSIEMLVLMRLLQALGGCVGMVAAQALVRDLFPVSNIAQVFSLLTLVIAVSPMIAPTVGGYATVAFGWHSIFLILAGITVLILVAVYYALPNGRPADPSISLRPQAVLGSFFTVLRQPQFMTYAFAGGLSTASSFAYIAGSPDVFMNLYHVSEQQYGWIFAFLAIAVLAPNQLNHVLLKRFSNEQIVHTTLIYQSAVGLIMVFGSWAGWFGLTGLLGMLFLFLLGQGLVGPNSSALSMMPFARHAGSAAALMGSLRMGFGALVSALVSLMHNGTALPMIGMMTFCAVGGLLILLIGERAIAHRSDSVAPKAAL; translated from the coding sequence ATGACGCGTAGACAGCATTTTGTGATTATTCTGATTTTGGGCACACTCTCCACAATCAGTCCGTTTTCGATTGACATGTACCTGCCGGGGTTTCCGGCCATTGCCAAAGACCTCAACACCACCATTGATAAGGTACAGTTTTCGCTGACAGCCTACTTTTTCGGGATTGCCGCCGGTCAGATGCTGTACGGCCCCCTGCTCGACCGGTTCGGGCGCAAAATACCGCTCTATGCGGGTTTAGGGCTGTATTTACTCGCTTCGGTGGGGTGTGCCTTTACCCATTCTATCGAGATGCTCGTGCTGATGCGATTGTTGCAGGCACTGGGCGGCTGCGTGGGCATGGTGGCGGCACAGGCCCTCGTGCGCGATCTGTTTCCGGTAAGCAACATTGCGCAGGTTTTCTCTCTGCTGACGCTCGTCATTGCTGTATCGCCCATGATTGCCCCCACCGTGGGTGGCTACGCTACCGTAGCTTTCGGCTGGCACTCTATTTTTCTGATTCTGGCCGGTATCACGGTATTGATTCTGGTGGCGGTGTATTATGCTCTCCCCAATGGCCGCCCCGCCGACCCCTCCATTTCTTTACGGCCACAAGCTGTTTTGGGTAGCTTTTTTACGGTACTTCGGCAACCACAGTTTATGACGTATGCCTTTGCGGGTGGGCTCTCTACGGCCTCATCGTTTGCCTACATTGCGGGCTCCCCCGATGTGTTCATGAATCTCTACCACGTGAGCGAGCAGCAGTACGGCTGGATTTTCGCGTTTCTGGCCATCGCAGTGCTAGCCCCTAATCAACTGAATCACGTATTGCTCAAGCGGTTTTCCAACGAGCAGATTGTGCATACTACCCTCATTTACCAGTCGGCAGTGGGACTCATTATGGTCTTTGGTAGCTGGGCAGGCTGGTTCGGGCTGACGGGTCTGCTCGGGATGCTGTTTCTGTTTCTACTTGGTCAGGGGCTGGTTGGTCCCAACTCGTCGGCCCTGTCGATGATGCCCTTTGCCCGGCATGCGGGTAGTGCGGCAGCCCTGATGGGAAGCCTCAGAATGGGATTTGGCGCACTGGTGTCGGCTTTGGTGAGCCTGATGCACAACGGCACGGCCCTGCCCATGATTGGTATGATGACTTTCTGTGCCGTGGGTGGCCTGCTCATTCTGCTGATTGGTGAGCGCGCCATTGCCCACCGCAGCGACAGCGTAGCCCCTAAAGCCGCGCTGTAA
- a CDS encoding alpha/beta fold hydrolase — translation MKTILCSLLLLLAQWGMAQSYSFRVSVTGQGQPILLIPGYSCSGDVWQETVAHLRTRYECHVLTLPGYAGVDPIEQPILQTVRDQIIRYIRDKRLRKPILMGHSLGAFMSLWVGSTAPDLVGKLICVDGVPFISGMMNPKTSADSLRKLPMFNAEAVAQNFVNLPADSYEENMARSMRTQVADTSRARQIARWSARSDRRTLGYTIVEMSLTDLRTDIARISSPVLVLGSLYMNSRETSMRILNEQYARVPNKVIAVADTKHFIMYDDPTWFLAQIDGFLQLH, via the coding sequence ATGAAGACCATCCTTTGCTCTCTTCTTTTGCTGTTGGCCCAGTGGGGCATGGCACAATCCTATTCGTTTCGGGTTTCGGTGACCGGCCAGGGGCAGCCTATTCTGCTCATTCCCGGCTACTCGTGCAGTGGCGATGTGTGGCAGGAAACCGTAGCGCACCTCCGTACCCGGTACGAGTGCCACGTGCTTACACTGCCGGGTTACGCTGGCGTAGATCCGATTGAGCAACCAATTCTGCAAACCGTGCGCGACCAGATTATTCGCTACATTCGGGACAAACGACTGCGCAAACCGATTCTGATGGGCCATAGCCTCGGGGCATTCATGAGCTTGTGGGTGGGTAGCACCGCTCCCGATCTGGTAGGTAAGCTGATCTGCGTGGATGGGGTACCGTTTATTTCGGGAATGATGAACCCCAAAACCTCGGCCGACTCGCTGCGTAAACTGCCTATGTTCAACGCCGAAGCGGTAGCGCAGAATTTTGTGAACCTACCCGCCGACTCGTATGAGGAGAATATGGCCCGTTCGATGCGCACACAGGTAGCTGACACGAGCCGCGCCCGGCAGATTGCCCGGTGGTCGGCTCGGTCGGACCGGCGAACGCTGGGCTATACCATTGTCGAAATGAGCCTGACCGATCTGCGTACCGATATTGCCCGCATTAGCTCGCCGGTGTTGGTGCTGGGCAGTTTGTACATGAACAGCCGCGAGACATCCATGCGCATTCTGAACGAACAGTACGCCCGCGTGCCGAATAAGGTTATCGCCGTGGCCGATACCAAACACTTTATCATGTACGACGATCCGACCTGGTTTCTGGCGCAGATCGATGGGTTTTTGCAACTGCATTAA
- a CDS encoding glycoside hydrolase family 18 protein translates to MNRLLFLLAPALLGISFLDSFKSAPRAKPIVLAYVGGFRGLVDTERIEAEKLTHINYAFVDIKANRAWLHNLATDSTNFRKLNALKRRNPDLKILISIGGWAWSENFSDAVLSDTSRAAFAASAVDIVRQYDLDGIDIDWEYPGMKGEDNVFRPEDNQNFTLMFKALREGLNTLGTQTRKPYLVTTALPGFEGIFTHTNMAEVHPYLDFINVMSYDFYTGGPTAGHHTNLYPSGKVANESSGDRAVQRYRQAGVPAEKLVLGIAFYGRAWQLQSADPEAHPRTIRKVERGGGYTYIKDSLLTNPAYQRHWDRRAKAPYLFRAENQIFFSYDDEQSVRAKCRYVKRNGLAGVMFWEYFSDPKGYLLHEIDRQF, encoded by the coding sequence ATGAACCGCCTTCTGTTTTTACTGGCTCCAGCCCTGCTGGGCATTTCTTTTCTGGATAGTTTTAAGTCAGCGCCCAGGGCCAAACCGATTGTGCTGGCGTACGTTGGCGGCTTTCGGGGCCTGGTAGACACCGAACGGATCGAAGCCGAAAAACTCACCCACATCAACTACGCCTTTGTCGATATCAAAGCCAACCGGGCCTGGCTGCATAACCTCGCTACCGACTCGACCAATTTCCGCAAGCTGAACGCCCTCAAGCGCCGAAACCCTGATCTGAAAATCCTGATCTCGATTGGCGGCTGGGCCTGGAGCGAAAACTTCTCCGACGCCGTTCTGTCCGATACCTCGCGGGCAGCTTTCGCGGCTTCGGCGGTCGATATTGTACGTCAGTACGACCTCGATGGCATCGACATCGACTGGGAGTACCCCGGCATGAAAGGCGAAGACAACGTATTTCGGCCCGAAGACAACCAAAACTTCACGCTCATGTTCAAGGCCCTGCGCGAGGGGCTCAACACGCTGGGTACCCAAACGCGCAAGCCGTACCTGGTCACCACGGCCCTGCCCGGTTTTGAAGGCATTTTCACCCATACCAACATGGCCGAAGTGCACCCCTACCTCGATTTCATCAATGTAATGTCGTACGATTTTTACACGGGTGGCCCCACGGCCGGGCACCACACTAACCTGTACCCGTCGGGGAAGGTGGCTAATGAGTCGTCGGGCGACCGCGCCGTGCAACGTTACCGACAGGCGGGCGTTCCGGCCGAAAAACTGGTGCTGGGTATTGCATTTTACGGGCGCGCGTGGCAGCTACAATCTGCCGACCCGGAAGCTCATCCACGTACTATCCGGAAAGTGGAGCGGGGTGGCGGCTACACATATATCAAAGACAGCCTCCTCACCAACCCTGCCTACCAGCGACACTGGGATCGCCGGGCTAAAGCGCCCTACCTGTTCCGGGCCGAAAACCAAATTTTCTTTTCCTACGACGACGAGCAGTCGGTACGGGCTAAATGCCGATATGTAAAAAGGAACGGGCTCGCGGGCGTAATGTTCTGGGAATACTTCAGCGATCCGAAGGGGTATTTACTGCATGAAATTGACCGCCAATTCTGA
- a CDS encoding S8 family peptidase has protein sequence MQNFLRFNSWKLASAAIALSTTLLTTGCQPQLDLNPNPAGAARSAASADFVEGEVLVKMAKGAGVQGLANALTRVKGEVAEKILTKIMERMGDTEGVVLIKTKMNTLDAIEALRGVEGVEFAEPNFIYQHNAVSNDPGLSQLWGMGANGNQFGSQAITAWANGKIGSSTVYVGIIDEGYMYTHEDLAANAGTNPYETAGNGVDDDNNGYVDDVYGWDFAGNNSSVFDGTADDHGTHVAGTIGGVGGNGIGVAGVNWNVKLLSGKFLGSRGGTTANAIKAIDYFTELKKKGLNIVATNNSWGGGGFSQGLQDAIERANQAGVLFIAAAGNGGSDGVGDNNDNVANYPSNYPNANVIAVASITSSGALSSFSNFGANQVDIGAPGSAIYSTLPGKAGKSSYGSYSGTSMATPHVAGAAALYKSINPGATAAQVKDAILNSATPTPSLSGKTTTGGRLNVSTF, from the coding sequence ATGCAAAATTTTCTTCGCTTTAATAGCTGGAAGCTTGCCAGTGCAGCTATCGCCTTATCAACAACACTCCTGACCACAGGTTGCCAACCTCAACTTGACCTCAATCCTAACCCGGCCGGAGCCGCCCGTAGTGCCGCCAGCGCTGACTTTGTCGAGGGCGAGGTTCTTGTCAAAATGGCTAAAGGCGCCGGTGTACAGGGCCTGGCCAACGCGCTCACCCGCGTAAAGGGTGAAGTTGCCGAGAAGATCCTGACCAAAATCATGGAACGGATGGGCGACACAGAAGGCGTCGTGCTGATCAAAACCAAAATGAACACGCTGGACGCTATCGAAGCCCTGCGGGGTGTTGAAGGTGTGGAGTTTGCCGAGCCAAACTTCATCTACCAGCACAATGCCGTTTCGAACGATCCGGGCCTGAGCCAACTCTGGGGCATGGGCGCAAATGGCAACCAGTTTGGTAGCCAGGCCATCACCGCCTGGGCTAACGGTAAAATTGGTTCGTCGACCGTGTACGTAGGTATTATTGACGAGGGTTACATGTACACCCACGAAGATTTGGCGGCCAACGCTGGAACGAACCCTTACGAAACAGCGGGCAATGGTGTAGACGACGACAACAACGGCTATGTGGATGATGTGTACGGCTGGGACTTTGCCGGTAACAACAGCAGCGTATTCGACGGTACGGCCGACGACCACGGTACACACGTAGCCGGTACGATCGGCGGTGTGGGTGGCAACGGTATCGGGGTTGCTGGTGTTAACTGGAACGTCAAACTGCTCTCGGGTAAATTCCTCGGTAGCCGGGGCGGTACAACAGCCAACGCAATCAAGGCAATTGACTACTTCACCGAACTGAAGAAGAAAGGCCTGAACATTGTAGCAACCAACAACTCATGGGGTGGCGGAGGCTTCTCACAAGGGTTGCAGGACGCCATTGAGCGCGCTAATCAGGCGGGTGTTCTCTTCATTGCAGCCGCCGGCAACGGGGGTAGCGACGGTGTAGGCGACAACAACGACAACGTGGCAAACTACCCATCGAACTACCCGAACGCCAACGTTATTGCGGTGGCTTCGATTACCTCATCGGGTGCCCTGTCGAGCTTCTCAAACTTTGGTGCCAACCAGGTTGACATCGGTGCGCCGGGTTCAGCTATTTACTCAACCCTGCCGGGTAAAGCGGGTAAGTCATCATACGGTTCATACAGCGGTACGTCAATGGCAACGCCACACGTAGCCGGTGCTGCGGCCCTGTACAAGTCGATCAACCCAGGTGCAACGGCTGCACAGGTTAAGGATGCCATCCTGAACTCAGCTACGCCGACGCCATCACTTTCTGGCAAAACCACAACGGGTGGCCGCCTGAACGTATCGACGTTCTAA
- a CDS encoding VOC family protein, whose amino-acid sequence MATQIFVNLPVRDLNRSVAFFTQLGYTFNPQFTDEKATCMVISDTIYVMLLVEPFFNSFTKKAIADTSQTAEVIVSLSADSRDAVDAIVDKAVAAGATTPLPAQDHGFMYERSFEDLDGHSWSYVYMDMTAVPDASPAEVGVGNEV is encoded by the coding sequence ATGGCAACCCAGATTTTTGTTAACCTGCCTGTGCGCGACCTAAACCGTTCGGTTGCGTTTTTTACGCAGCTTGGCTACACCTTTAATCCGCAGTTTACCGACGAAAAGGCGACCTGTATGGTCATTAGCGACACAATTTATGTGATGTTGCTCGTTGAGCCTTTTTTCAACAGCTTCACGAAAAAAGCGATTGCCGACACCTCGCAAACGGCAGAGGTAATTGTGAGTCTTTCTGCCGATAGCCGCGATGCCGTTGACGCTATTGTTGATAAGGCCGTTGCGGCTGGCGCTACCACGCCGTTACCTGCTCAAGACCACGGTTTCATGTACGAGCGGAGCTTTGAAGACCTCGACGGCCACAGCTGGAGCTACGTATATATGGATATGACGGCCGTTCCAGACGCCAGCCCGGCGGAGGTGGGCGTCGGTAACGAGGTGTAA
- a CDS encoding RNA polymerase sigma factor: MNVSQPIPPFEELYARFAPRILKLCLGYTGEYAQAQDLMQETFIKAWQHLPTFRGNAEVSTWLYRIAVNTCLNHLRTAKRQLAEPLLEQHMATLADDAGEPDEAVRRLYGCVSQLPETDRLIISLVLDDVPYPEIAQVVGISDGNLRVKIHRIKQQLVTLFHQHGPL, translated from the coding sequence ATGAACGTCAGCCAACCGATACCGCCTTTTGAGGAGTTGTATGCCCGCTTTGCGCCCCGTATCCTGAAGTTGTGCCTCGGCTACACGGGTGAGTACGCGCAGGCACAGGACCTGATGCAGGAAACGTTTATTAAAGCCTGGCAGCATCTGCCCACGTTTCGGGGCAATGCCGAGGTCAGTACCTGGCTGTACCGAATTGCCGTCAATACCTGCCTCAACCACTTGCGCACAGCCAAACGGCAGCTTGCTGAGCCGCTTCTGGAACAGCACATGGCTACCCTGGCCGATGATGCCGGTGAGCCCGACGAAGCGGTTCGGCGGTTGTACGGGTGCGTGAGCCAACTGCCCGAAACCGACCGACTCATTATCTCGCTCGTGCTCGATGACGTGCCTTACCCCGAAATTGCTCAGGTTGTTGGGATTTCGGACGGCAACCTCCGCGTCAAAATTCATCGGATCAAACAGCAACTTGTTACCCTCTTTCACCAGCATGGACCCCTTTGA